In the Eptesicus fuscus isolate TK198812 chromosome 12, DD_ASM_mEF_20220401, whole genome shotgun sequence genome, one interval contains:
- the TGM6 gene encoding protein-glutamine gamma-glutamyltransferase 6, with translation MPYGENAWIRVTEVDWQWPRNGAAHHTQEYPGPELVVRRGQMFTFTLELNCPLDSKDTLIFTVETGPQASEALGTKSVFPTSELEVGNAWTAVRAAQKGSTVTIHVTSPPDAVIGRYRLSARLASRRKQSDRKLGEFVLLFNPWCPEDDVFLASEEERQEYVLNDSGIIFRGVEKRIRAQGWNFGQFEEDILNICLSILDRSPSHQNDPATDVSCRHDPVYVTRIISAMVNSNNDRGVVQGQWQGKYGGGTSPLHWRGSVAILHKWFKGRFKPVKYGQCWVFAGVMCTVLRCLGIATRVVSNFNSAHDTDRNLSVDKYVDSFGRTLEDLTEDSMWNFHVWNESWFARQDLGPSYNGWQVLDATPQEESEGVFRCGPASVTAIREGDVHLAHDGPFVFAEVNADYITWLWNEDDSRERVYSDTKKIGRCISTKAVGSDSRVDITGLYKYPEGSRKERQVYSKAVRKLFGVEASGRRARVRRGGGRGLWRDDLLEPATKPSITGKFKVLEPPMLGHDLKLALSLTNLTSRAQRVRVNLSCATILYTRRPVAEILRESHPVRLGPEEEKKIPITISYSQYKEDLTEDKKILLAAMCLVTKGEKLLVEKDITLEDFITIKVLGRAMVGVAVVVEVLVVNPLLEKVEDCMLMVEGSGLLQGQLSIDVPSLEPQERALVQFNITPSKSGLRQLQVDFVSSQFSDIKGFVIIHVATAK, from the exons ATGCCTTATGGAGAAAATGCAT GGATCAGAGTCACCGAGGTGGACTGGCAGTGGCCAAGGAATGGTGCTGCCCACCACACCCAGGAGTACCCCGGCCCCGAGCTGGTGGTTCGCAGGGGCCAGATGTTCACCTTCACGCTGGAGCTGAACTGTCCCCTGGACAGCAAGGACACCCTCATCTTCACGGTGGAGACAG ggCCCCAGGCTTCTGAGGCTCTCGGCACCAAATCCGTGTTCCCGACGTCGGAGCTGGAGGTGGGAAATGCCTGGACGGCCGTGAGGGCAGCTCAGAAGGGGAGCACAGTGACCATCCATGTCACCAGCCCTCCCGATGCCGTCATTGGCCGCTACCGGCTGAGCGCCAGGCTCGCCTCTCGCCGCAAACAGAGTGACCGGAAGCTGGGCGAGTTTGTTCTCCTTTTCAACCCCTGGTGCCCAG AGGATGACGTGTTTCTGGCctcagaggaggagagacaggagtACGTGCTCAATGACAGCGGCATCATCTTCCGAGGCGTGGAGAAGCGCATCCGAGCCCAAGGCTGGAACTTCGGGCAG TTTGAGGAGGACATCCTGAACATTTGCCTCTCCATCCTGGACCGGAGCCCCAGTCACCAAAACGACCCAGCCACCGATGTGTCCTGCCGCCACGACCCCGTCTACGTCACCAGGATCATCAGCGCCATG GTGAACAGCAACAACGACCGGGGCGTGGTTCAAGGCCAGTGGCAGGGCAAGTACGGCGGCGGCACCAGCCCACTGCACTGGCGTGGCAGCGTGGCCATTCTGCACAAGTGGTTCAAGGGCAGGTTCAAGCCCGTCAAATACGGCCAGTGTTGGGTCTTCGCTGGAGTCATGTGCACAG TCCTTAGGTGCTTGGGGATCGCCACACGGGTTGTGTCCAACTTTAACTCGGCCCATGACACAGACAGGAACCTGAGTGTGGACAAATACGTGGACTCCTTCGGGCGGACCCTGGAGGACCTGACGGAAGACAGCATGTG GAATTTCCATGTCTGGAATGAGAGCTGGTTTGCCCGGCAGGACCTGGGCCCCTCTTACAATGGCTGGCAGGTTCTGGATGCCACCCCCCAGGAGGAGAGCGAAG GTGTGTTCCGGTGCGGCCCGGCCTCAGTCACTGCCATCCGTGAGGGCGACGTGCACCTGGCCCACGACGGCCCCTTTGTGTTTGCGGAGGTGAATGCAGACTACATCACCTGGCTCTGGAATGAGGATGACAGCAGGGAACGTGTGTATTCAGACACCAAGAAGATTGGGAGGTGCATCAGCACCAAGGCCGTGGGCAGCGACTCCCGCGTGGACATCACGGGCCTCTACAAGTATCCAGAGG GGTCCCGGAAGGAGCGGCAGGTGTACAGCAAGGCCGTGAGGAAGCTGTTCGGAGTGGAAGCCTCTGGGAGGAGGGCCCGGGTCCGCAGGGGCGGCGGCCGCGGTCTCTGGCGCGATGACCTCCTAGAGCCCGCCACCAAGCCCAGCATCACGGGCAAGTTCAAGGTGCTGGAGCCGCCCATGCTGGGCCACGACCTAAAGCTGGCCCTGAGCTTGACCAACCTCACCTCCCGGGCCCAGCGGGTCCGAGTCAACCTGAGCTGTGCCACCATCCTCTACACCCGCCGGCCGGTGGCCGAGATCCTGCGGGAGTCCCACCCAGTGCGGCTGGGGCCCGAAGAAG AGAAAAAGATCCCAATCACAATATCTTACTCTCAATATAAGGAAGACCTGACAGAGGACAAGAAGATCCTGTTGGCTGCCATGTGCCTTGTCACCAAAGGAGAGAAGCTACTGGTAGAAAAGGACATTACTCTGGAGGACTTCATCACCATCAAG GTGCTGGGCCGGGCCATGGTGGGGGTAGCAGTTGTAGTGGAAGTGCTGGTGGTCAACCCCCTCTTGGAGAAAGTAGAAGACTGTATGCTGATGGTGGAGGGCAGTGGCCTTCTCCAGGGACAGCTCAGCATCGA